GACCAGGATGGCAACAGCGTGCATGTCACTATCTTATCGTTAGTCGACATCAGTGCCAGTGTGCTCACGGCGGCGGACCCGGCATCGTCGTCGATATGACGCATCGACACCCCGTTTCCCGCATCTGGTCCGCCGTGGCGGCCTTCGCCGCCGGGATCCATGCCGCCAACGGGCTCGCCCATGGCATCACCCCTGCCGAGGAGTCGCCGGCGCGCACGAGAAAACCCCCGGGCTCGCCGTTTCGAGGACAGCGGGCCCGGGGGCTTCTGGTCTTACCGCGCGCCCAGTGGCGCGCCGCGATCAGCCCTCCAGCGAGGCGGGCGGGTTGAAGCGGTCGCCGTAGCGGGCGGCCAGTTCCTTGGCACGGGCCACGAACGCGGCCTTACCGACACCGTGCGGGCCTTCGTAGCCGACGATGAACTGCGCCGAACCACCGGTGTACGGCGGGTAGCCGATACCCATGATCGAACCGATGTTGGCATCGGCGGTCGAGGTCAGCACACCCTCGTCGAGGCACTTCTGGGTCTCCAGAGCCTCGGCGAACAGCATGCGGTCGATCGCATCCTGCAGCTCGATGGTGGCGCTACCGGAGTTGAAGGTCTCCTTGAGCCCCGACCACAGACCGACCCGCTTGCCATCGGCATACTCGTAGAACCCGGCACCCTTCAGACGCGACGGGCGACCGATCTCGATCATCTTCTCCACGACGGCCTCGGCCGGGTGCGGCACGTAGGTCTCACCGGTCGCCTCGGCCGCCTTGCGGGTCTCGCCGGCGATCTTGTGCATCAGCTCCAGGTTCAACTCATCGGAGAGCTGCAGCGGCGCGGCCGGGTAACCGGCCTGGGCTCCGGCCTGCTCGATGGTGGCAGCCTCGATACCCTCGCCGAGCATCGCCAGCGCCTCGTTGACGAAGGTGCCGATGACACGGCTGGTGAAGAAGCCACGGCTGTCGTTGACCACGATCGGCGTCTTCTTGATGGCCAGGGTGTAGTCGAACACCCGGGCCAGCGCCTCGTCGGAGGTCTTCTCGCCCTTGATGATCTCGACCAGCGGCATCTTGTCCACGGGGCTGAAGAAGTGGATCCCGATGAAGTCCTCCTGGCGCTTCACACCGGTGGCCAGACCGGTGATCGGCAGGGTGGAGGTGTTCGAGCCCAGCAGCGCGTTGGGCTCGACGATGTCCTCGATCTCCTGGAACACCTTGTGCTTGAGTTCCTGGTTCTCGAAGACGGCCTCGACCACGAAGTCCACACCCGCCAGATCGGCCGGATCGGCGGTCGGGGTGATCTTGGCCAACAGTGCGTCGGACTTCTCCTGCGTGGTCTTGCCACGCTTGAGTGCCTTGGCTTCCAGCCCCTCGGAGTAGGCCTTACCCTTCTGCGCCGCCTCGATGGTGACGTCCTTGAGCACCACGTCGTACCCGGCCTTGGCCGACACGTAGGCGATACCGGCGCCCATCATGCCCGCGCCCAGCACACCGATCTTCTTGATCGGCACCGGCGCGATGCCCTCGGGACGCGAGGCGCCGCCGTTGATGGCCTGCAGGTCCAGGAAGAACGCCTGGATCATGTTCTTGGCGACCTGGCCGGTGACCAGCTGGGTGAAGTAGCGGCTCTCGATGCGGGTGGCACCCTCGAAGTCCACCTGGGCACCCTCGACGGCCGCACTAAGGATCGCCCGCGGGGCCGGCATGGGCGCACCCTTGAGCTGCTTCTTGAGCAGCGCCGGGAACGACGGCAGGATCGCGGCGAGGCCGGGGCTGCTCGGGGTGCCCCCGGGCATCTTGTAGCCCTTGACATCCCACGGCTGCACGCCGCCTTCGGGGTTGTCCTTGATCCACTTCTTGGCCGCCGGGATCAGCTCGTCCACGCTGCCGACCAGCTCGTCGACCAGACCGATCTCCTTGGCCTTGGTCGGGTTGAACCGGGTGCCCTGGCTCAGCACCTCCATGAAGGCCTTCTGGATGCCGAACATCCGCACGGTGCGGGCCACGCCGCCACCGCCGGGCAGCAGGCCCAGGGTCACCTCGGGCAGACCGATGACGACACCCTTGACGTCGGCGGCGATGCGGTGATGGGTGGCCAGCGCGATCTCAAGACCGCCACCGAGCGCGGCGCCGTTGATGGCGGTCACGACGGGCTTGCCCAGAGTCTCCAGCTTGCGCAGGTCGGACTTGATGAACTCGACCTCGTCGAATGCCTGCTGGGCATCGTCGGGGCCGATGTTGATCATGCCCTTGAGGTCACCGCCGGCGAAGAAGGTCTTCTTCGCGCTGGCGATCACCACACCGGTGATCGAATCCTTCTCGGCGACAAGGCGTTCCACCGCGTCGTGCATGGATTGCTTGTAGTGCTCGTTCATCACGTTGGCCGAACCGGTCGGGTCGTCCAGCGTCAGGGTGACGATGCCGTCGGCATCCTGTTCCCACTTGATGGTGTTCTCAGCCATGGTTGTTCAGTCTCCCTAGACGCGCTCGATGATGGTGGCCACGCCCATGCCGCCGCCGACGCACAGCGTGATCAGCGCACGCTTGGCACCGCGACGCTCGAGCTCGTCGACCATGGTTCCGGTGATCATGGCGCCGGTGGCACCAAGCGGGTGGCCCATCGCGATGGCGCCGCCGTTGACGTTGAGCTTCTCGTCCGGGATGTTCAGATCCTTCTGGAACTTCATCACCACCGAGGCGAACGCCTCGTTGAGCTCGAACAGGTCGATATCGTCGACGGTCAGTCCGGCGCGGTCGAGCACCTTCTTGGTCGCCGGGGTGGGGCCGGTGAGCATGATCACCGGGTCGGCGCCGCTGGTGGCGGTGGCCACCACACGCGCCCGCGGGGTCAGCCCCTGGGCCTTGCCAGCCGCCTCGGAACCGATGAGCACCAGCGCGGCGCCGTCGACGATGCCCGAGCTGTTACCGCCGGTGTGGACGTGGTTGATCTTCTCCACGTAGTGGTACTTCTGCAGCGCCACATCGTCGAAGCCGCCCATCGCACCCAGGTCCGCGAAGGCGGGCTTGAGCTTGCCCAGGCTCTCCACGGTGGTGCCGGGACGCATGTGCTCGTCGTGATCGAGCACGACGAGGCCATTCTGGTCCTTGACCGGCACCACGGACTTGGCGAAGTAGCCGCCCGACCATGCCGCTGCGGCCCGGTCCTGCGAGCGCGCGGCGTAGGCGTCGACATCCTCGCGCGAGAAGCCCTCGATGGTGGCGATCAGATCGGCGCCGATGCCCTGCGGGACGAAACCGACGCGGTAGTTGGTCTCGGGGTCGCCGGCCCAGGCGCCACCGTCGGAGCCCATCGGGACGCGGCTCATCGACTCGACACCGCCGACGAGGACCAGGTCGTCCCAGCCCGAGGACACCTTCTGGGCGCCGAGGTTGACGGCCTCCAGGCCCGAGGCGCAGAACCGGTTGAGCTGGAAGCCACCGGTGGTCTCGGGCAGACCCGACACCAGCACCGCGGTACGGGCGATATCGCCGCCCTGATCGCCGACCGGGGATACGACACCCAGGATGACGTCGCTGATCAGGTTCTCGTCGAGGTCGGGGTAGCGCGCCCGGATCTCGTCGATCAGACCGACGACGAGGTTGACCGGCTTGATCTCGTTGAGGGCGCCACCGCGCTGCTTACCGCGCGGGGTGCGGATGGCCTCATAGATGAAGGCACCTTCGGACATATGTTGTTCCCTTTCGGGTGGGTGACAGGGCACTGATCGCGCACCCTAACAAAATCGTAAACCAACCTGTTGGTTGGTCCAATTTCCACCCATCCGCAAGTGGCCACCTATCGCACGCCATCAGGCAAAAGGCGTGCGATAGGTGGCCACTGGGGCTGCCTGGATCAGGCCGACTGCGGTTCGGCCTCCGCGAGCGTCGGATAGTCGACGTACCCGGCCGGGCCGGAGGCGTAGAAGGTCGCCACGTCGGGCTCGTTGAGCTCGGCCCCGAGCAGCAGCCTGTCGATCAGGTCCGGGTTGGCCAGCCAGCTCCGACCCACCGCGACCGCGCTCGCCGCACCCCAGTCCACCAGGGACTCCAGCTGGCAGAAATCGGTTCCGGTGTCGCGGCCGGTGTTGAGCACCAGGGTGTCCGGCCACAGCGCCCGCAGCGCCCCGAACGTCTGGGTGCTGGGATCGATGAGGACGTGCAGATAGGCCATGCCCAGCGGACGGATGCGGTTCAGCAACGCCTCATAGGCGCCGACCTGATCGTTCTCACGCATATCGCCCGCACCGTTTCCCGGGGATATCCGCAATCCGACGCGGTCCGCACCGATCTCGTCGGCGACCGCCTCCACGACCTCGGCGGTCAGTCGGGCGCGATTCTCCGCAGATCCGCCGTAGGCGTCGGTGCGCAGATTCACCACATCGGAAAGGAACTCGTGCAACAGGTAGCCGTTGGCCGAGTGGATCTCCACCCCGTCCATACCGGCATCGACGGCGCGGCGGGCGGCGCCGCGGAACTGGCCGATGATGGTGCCGATCTCACGCTCGGTGAGTTCACGCGGCACCGGCAACGGCTGCTTGCCCGACGGGGTGTGGGTGAGCATGTCCGCGGCGACCGCCGACGGACCCACCGTCTCGAATCCGCTGATGTCCGGATGGGCCATCCGACCCACATGCCAGAGCTGCACGAACATCTTTCCGCCCCCGGCATGCACCGCATCGGCGATATCGGACCAGGCCTCCTGGTGCCGGTCGGTGTAGATGCCGGGGGTGTTCATATAGGCGCCGTTGGCCTGCTCGCAGATCGCGGTGGCCTCACTGATGATCAGCCCGGCCCCCGCCCGCTGGGAGTAATACAGCGCCGCGAGATCCGACGGCGTGGCGTCGGACTGGGCGCGCGAGCGCGTCAGGGGCGCCATGAACACCCGATTGGCCGCCTCAATGGCTCCGACCCGCACCGGCGTGAGCAGGGTGGCATCAGGGGCGAGACGGAAGGTCTGGTCGGTCATGCCCGTCTAAGCGCTGTCGGCGGCCCAAACATTCCCCGCCAGCAGCCGCCCCGACAGCAGACCCCAGGTCACCGCGTGCGACACACACGCCGCCCGGTTACTCGCGCCGAGCTTGACCATCGCACTCTCCAGGTGGTGGCCCGCGGTCCGGACGCTGATGAACAGGCGGGCGGCGATCTGATTGTTCGTCAGACCCTGCGCCGCCAGGGTCAGGGCATCGAGCTCACGGGCGGTGATACCGAACGGCAGCGGGTCGCGGGTCACCAACAGCACACCGGAAAGACTGTCCCGCTCGAAGCGGCGGGCGGTGTCGATGATCCTGCTGTGCAACCAGGTGGTGCCGTCGAACCACCGGGTGGCTTCGGGTCGCAATCCCAAACCCGTTGTGCGGGAGGCCATCACCATTTCGGCCACCAGCATGCGATCCAGCGGGGCGGCGAAGGTGTCACCGTGGATCAGCAGATGCGCCTGTCCGTCACCGTCGATCGCCCAGGCCTGCGCCTCGGGCGCCATCAGCTCGGCGACCATGCGCGGTCGCGCGGAGAAGTCGAGCTGAGCGGCCATCTGTGCGCGCAGCGAATTGATCTCTGCCACATCGTCATCGGTGGGGTGGCGGGCGTCGTCACAGTTGACGTGGATAGTTCCGGCATAGCTGCCGTCCGCGGTCACCAGGCGCGCGGAAAGCCCCTCGTCGAAACCCGCCGGGGCGAAAACGCCCTGCACGGAGTAGGTATCGCGAT
The sequence above is drawn from the Mycolicibacterium neoaurum VKM Ac-1815D genome and encodes:
- a CDS encoding alkene reductase — translated: MTDQTFRLAPDATLLTPVRVGAIEAANRVFMAPLTRSRAQSDATPSDLAALYYSQRAGAGLIISEATAICEQANGAYMNTPGIYTDRHQEAWSDIADAVHAGGGKMFVQLWHVGRMAHPDISGFETVGPSAVAADMLTHTPSGKQPLPVPRELTEREIGTIIGQFRGAARRAVDAGMDGVEIHSANGYLLHEFLSDVVNLRTDAYGGSAENRARLTAEVVEAVADEIGADRVGLRISPGNGAGDMRENDQVGAYEALLNRIRPLGMAYLHVLIDPSTQTFGALRALWPDTLVLNTGRDTGTDFCQLESLVDWGAASAVAVGRSWLANPDLIDRLLLGAELNEPDVATFYASGPAGYVDYPTLAEAEPQSA
- a CDS encoding acetyl-CoA C-acetyltransferase, which gives rise to MSEGAFIYEAIRTPRGKQRGGALNEIKPVNLVVGLIDEIRARYPDLDENLISDVILGVVSPVGDQGGDIARTAVLVSGLPETTGGFQLNRFCASGLEAVNLGAQKVSSGWDDLVLVGGVESMSRVPMGSDGGAWAGDPETNYRVGFVPQGIGADLIATIEGFSREDVDAYAARSQDRAAAAWSGGYFAKSVVPVKDQNGLVVLDHDEHMRPGTTVESLGKLKPAFADLGAMGGFDDVALQKYHYVEKINHVHTGGNSSGIVDGAALVLIGSEAAGKAQGLTPRARVVATATSGADPVIMLTGPTPATKKVLDRAGLTVDDIDLFELNEAFASVVMKFQKDLNIPDEKLNVNGGAIAMGHPLGATGAMITGTMVDELERRGAKRALITLCVGGGMGVATIIERV
- a CDS encoding helix-turn-helix transcriptional regulator, producing the protein MAGAYAEVLGSSASIETRAHEMLEALSARSASSASAISLWDPIRRRHVAVANHGYPDHVMEHLNTWFIDHDPLFDSMRVRGLGALRWRDFPEYRDTYSVQGVFAPAGFDEGLSARLVTADGSYAGTIHVNCDDARHPTDDDVAEINSLRAQMAAQLDFSARPRMVAELMAPEAQAWAIDGDGQAHLLIHGDTFAAPLDRMLVAEMVMASRTTGLGLRPEATRWFDGTTWLHSRIIDTARRFERDSLSGVLLVTRDPLPFGITARELDALTLAAQGLTNNQIAARLFISVRTAGHHLESAMVKLGASNRAACVSHAVTWGLLSGRLLAGNVWAADSA
- a CDS encoding 3-hydroxyacyl-CoA dehydrogenase NAD-binding domain-containing protein, which gives rise to MAENTIKWEQDADGIVTLTLDDPTGSANVMNEHYKQSMHDAVERLVAEKDSITGVVIASAKKTFFAGGDLKGMINIGPDDAQQAFDEVEFIKSDLRKLETLGKPVVTAINGAALGGGLEIALATHHRIAADVKGVVIGLPEVTLGLLPGGGGVARTVRMFGIQKAFMEVLSQGTRFNPTKAKEIGLVDELVGSVDELIPAAKKWIKDNPEGGVQPWDVKGYKMPGGTPSSPGLAAILPSFPALLKKQLKGAPMPAPRAILSAAVEGAQVDFEGATRIESRYFTQLVTGQVAKNMIQAFFLDLQAINGGASRPEGIAPVPIKKIGVLGAGMMGAGIAYVSAKAGYDVVLKDVTIEAAQKGKAYSEGLEAKALKRGKTTQEKSDALLAKITPTADPADLAGVDFVVEAVFENQELKHKVFQEIEDIVEPNALLGSNTSTLPITGLATGVKRQEDFIGIHFFSPVDKMPLVEIIKGEKTSDEALARVFDYTLAIKKTPIVVNDSRGFFTSRVIGTFVNEALAMLGEGIEAATIEQAGAQAGYPAAPLQLSDELNLELMHKIAGETRKAAEATGETYVPHPAEAVVEKMIEIGRPSRLKGAGFYEYADGKRVGLWSGLKETFNSGSATIELQDAIDRMLFAEALETQKCLDEGVLTSTADANIGSIMGIGYPPYTGGSAQFIVGYEGPHGVGKAAFVARAKELAARYGDRFNPPASLEG